One part of the Candida albicans SC5314 chromosome R, complete sequence genome encodes these proteins:
- a CDS encoding serine/threonine protein kinase (Ortholog of S. cerevisiae Sat4; amphotericin B induced; clade-associated gene expression; Spider biofilm induced), producing the protein MGVLGKIFSSSSNLAQLEHQQKQQQQQQPPPSTKLLSKQSPPQPPPPVKTKPSPSNGTTVPDEDDEILSQVENDIVTPLRQIKQPQPQHPTSVNTPTVNSVRSNNSSPRLIKTRSVSPSNGLSSSTTSPMSLELLEDKLKNHQIASPTGSSTQPVAISSNDKPSTGRPSPTVSRTSSFRKPPSRATSVKTRSNSVSSTNLSGSSTNTNPVNNLPRFVMLESGNHEHHLRSAKRQEKLSNMLKDLLGAKKLRGEAKSAVPDIFQGAMQSSTSQLSQQQQQQPQPVKPPTLFAGLVNSVKNSTSPYHQPGTTDVVCSTPLSAATGTSANGIDCRSFAEKYGRCQEVVGRGSFGVVRISHKKLDSTSTTEKLFAVKEFKRKPNESEKKYNRRLTSEFCISSSLKHNNIIDTLDLLKDAKGDYCEVMEFCSGGDLYTLIIAAGKLEYAEADCFFKQLIRGVNYMHDMGVAHRDLKPENLLLTQNGVLKITDFGNSECFKMAWENEIQYSDGICGSSPYIAPEEYNQESFDPRCVDIWSCGVIYMAMRTGRQLWKLADPKKDEFFEEYLVKRKESSGYEPIESLKRARCRNVIYSILDPKPERRITGKQILSSEWGREIKVCEAGEGHLNELGKQ; encoded by the coding sequence ATGGGTGTTTTGGGTAAGATATTTTCACTGTCAAGTAATTTGGCACAACTTGAACACCAACAgaagcaacaacaacaacagcaaccaccaccactgaCGAAATTACTACTGAAGCAATCgccaccacaaccaccacctccaGTCAAAACGAAGCCTTCCCCTTCTAATGGAACTACCGTACCAGATGAGGACGATGAGATACTATCTCAGGTTGAAAACGATATTGTGACACCATTACGACAAATCAAACAACCGCAACCACAGCATCCGACTTCTGTCAATACCCCTACTGTAAACAGTGTACGATCAAACAACTCATCACCAAgattaattaaaacaagATCTGTATCACCTTCCAACGGGTTATCATCATCCACCACTTCCCCAATGCTGttggaattattagaagataaattgaagaatCATCAAATAGCATCCCCTACAGGATCTTCAACACAACCTGTggcaatttcttcaaatgaCAAACCATCGACAGGTAGACCTTCTCCAACAGTATCGCGTACATCATCTTTTAGAAAACCACCATCTAGAGCCACGTCAGTCAAAACTAGATCAAATTCAGTgtcatcaacaaatttatcaGGATCTTCTACAAACACCAACCCTGTCAACAACTTGCCTAGATTCGTTATGCTAGAAAGTGGCAACCACGAACATCATTTAAGATCAGCAAAACGTCAAGAGAAACTTTCCAACATGTTGAAAGATTTGCTTGGAGCTAAAAAATTACGTGGAGAAGCCAAAAGTGCTGTACCAGATATCTTTCAAGGTGCCATGCAGTCTTCAACTAGTCAATTActgcaacagcaacaacaacagccgCAGCCAGTTAAACCTCCTACATTATTTGCTGGTTTGGTCAATAGTGTCAAGAATAGCACTAGTCCATATCATCAACCAGGAACCACTGATGTGGTTTGCAGCACTCCCCTTTCTGCTGCTACCGGCACGTCAGCTAATGGTATCGATTGCCGTTCATTTGCAGAAAAGTATGGTAGATGCCAAGAGGTTGTCGGGCGTGGATCCTTTGGTGTTGTTCGTATATCACACAAAAAGTTGGATTCAACATCAACTAcagaaaaattatttgctgtcaaagaattcaaaagaaaaccaaATGAAAGCGAAAAGAAGTATAATCGTAGATTAACTTCGGAATTTTGTATTTCGTCCTCGTTAAAACATAACAATATCATTGATACTTTggatttattaaaagatgCTAAAGGTGATTATTGTGAAGTTATGGAATTTTGTTCTGGAGGTGATTTGTATACTTTGATTATAGCTGCAGGGAAGCTAGAATATGCTGAAGCtgattgttttttcaaacagTTGATACGAGGAGTCAATTATATGCATGATATGGGTGTTGCCCATCGAGATTTGAAGCCAGagaatttgttgttgactcAAAATGGGGTATTGAAAATCACCGATTTTGGCAATAGTGAATGTTTTAAAATGGCTTGGGAAAACGAAATTCAATACTCTGATGGTATATGTGGTTCATCACCTTACATTGCTCCTGAAGAATATAACCAAGAATCATTTGATCCAAGATGTGTTGATATATGGTCATGTGGAGTAATTTACATGGCAATGAGAACAGGAAGACAATTGTGGAAATTGGCCGACCCTAAGAAAGATGAATTTTTCGAAGAATATTTagtgaaaagaaaagaatcTAGTGGGTATGAACCAATTGAAAGTTTGAAACGAGCACGTTGTCGAAATGtgatttattcaatattaGATCCTAAACCTGAAAGAAGAATCACTGGGAAACAAATTTTAAGTAGTGAATGGGGTAGAGAAATTAAAGTTTGTGAAGCTGGTGAAGGTCACTTGAATGAATTGGGTAAACAGTA